In one window of Fictibacillus phosphorivorans DNA:
- a CDS encoding acyl-CoA dehydrogenase family protein → MDYLYETFIKTKKQREWFDRIDTLASGFAKRADTYDQKSEFPFENVEELKKAGYLSLTVPTEFGGAGLSLYEFVLLQERIATGDAATALCLGWHLGCFLELAEERTWDEETFKLLCEKVVNDQVLVNRAATEPATGSPTRGGMPQTTATRKNDEWIINGRKTFTSMAPALDYAIVSAQIGDTGKKGNFMISMKSEGVRIEETWDTVAMRGTRSDDLIMKDVVVQNSALVEQDRGKSELPKAWLLHIPACYIGVAVAARNEAVQFAKTYKPNSLPGPIGEVPEVQRKVGEMELELLHAREVLYSVAHRWVDEPHSRMQMGPELMAVKHIVTNAAARVVDLAMRIVGARSLAMSSPLQRHYRDVRAGLHNPPMDDMVISTLAKRALE, encoded by the coding sequence GTGGATTATCTATATGAGACGTTTATTAAAACAAAAAAACAGCGAGAATGGTTCGATAGAATTGATACGCTAGCAAGTGGATTTGCTAAAAGAGCGGACACATATGATCAAAAAAGTGAATTTCCATTTGAGAATGTAGAAGAATTAAAAAAAGCGGGTTACTTATCTTTAACTGTTCCCACTGAATTCGGAGGAGCAGGATTAAGTTTGTATGAATTTGTTCTATTACAAGAAAGAATTGCCACTGGCGATGCAGCTACAGCGTTGTGTCTCGGCTGGCACCTTGGATGTTTTTTAGAACTTGCAGAAGAACGAACTTGGGATGAAGAAACATTTAAGTTACTCTGTGAAAAAGTAGTGAATGATCAAGTGTTAGTAAATAGAGCAGCGACTGAGCCTGCAACAGGAAGCCCTACGCGTGGAGGAATGCCACAAACAACAGCAACTCGAAAAAATGACGAGTGGATCATCAATGGAAGGAAAACCTTTACTTCTATGGCACCTGCACTTGATTATGCGATTGTTTCAGCACAGATCGGAGATACGGGTAAGAAAGGGAATTTCATGATTTCTATGAAATCCGAAGGTGTGAGGATTGAAGAAACGTGGGATACAGTAGCGATGCGTGGAACACGAAGTGATGATCTTATCATGAAGGATGTAGTAGTCCAAAACAGTGCTTTGGTCGAGCAAGATCGAGGCAAGAGCGAACTACCAAAAGCTTGGCTGCTTCACATACCAGCGTGTTACATCGGTGTTGCGGTCGCAGCTCGCAACGAAGCTGTTCAATTTGCAAAGACGTATAAACCTAATAGCCTGCCAGGTCCCATCGGAGAAGTGCCGGAAGTGCAAAGAAAAGTTGGAGAGATGGAGCTAGAACTCTTACACGCAAGGGAAGTATTGTACAGTGTTGCACATAGATGGGTAGACGAACCGCATTCAAGAATGCAGATGGGTCCAGAATTAATGGCAGTAAAACACATCGTAACAAATGCAGCAGCAAGAGTGGTCGATCTAGCTATGAGGATTGTAGGAGCAAGAAGTCTAGCTATGTCTAGCCCATTACAAAGGCATTATCGTGATGTGCGAGCAGGACTTCACAACCCACCGATGGATGATATGGTTATCAGTACACTAGCAAAAAGAGCACTCGAATAA
- a CDS encoding glyoxalase superfamily protein: MNEYQLKHTIPVLRIFDEQKANEFYIDFLGFSIDWEHRYEEDFPIYMQVSLGECSLHLSEHHGDSTPGIKLRIHVVGIEAYHQFLAEKKYKFARPGLEEAHGFKEVRVGDPFGNEFCFVEKMDSL; encoded by the coding sequence ATGAATGAATATCAATTAAAACATACAATCCCTGTTCTTCGAATATTCGATGAACAGAAGGCAAATGAATTTTATATAGATTTTCTTGGGTTTTCGATAGATTGGGAACATCGATATGAAGAAGATTTTCCAATCTATATGCAGGTTTCACTTGGGGAATGCTCATTACACCTGTCCGAGCATCATGGTGATTCGACCCCTGGAATTAAACTAAGGATTCATGTTGTAGGAATTGAAGCCTACCATCAGTTCTTAGCTGAAAAAAAATATAAGTTTGCTAGACCAGGACTAGAAGAGGCACATGGCTTTAAAGAAGTAAGAGTGGGTGATCCGTTCGGAAACGAGTTTTGTTTTGTAGAAAAGATGGATTCCCTTTAG
- a CDS encoding VOC family protein has product MIETLIRVGTTYVPVRDVDHSARWYREKLGATISYCDHEKAILNLADQSFFLVRSLEGETSNFTDFKGNKRFSLTFEVDGMEVLTTLHAKFKQEGVQTGTIENRGHPGRNFVFYDPDGNIFDVWSILSPTYKALRKEAVLETER; this is encoded by the coding sequence TTGATTGAAACGTTAATTCGTGTGGGTACGACATACGTGCCTGTAAGGGATGTAGACCATTCAGCTAGATGGTACAGAGAAAAGCTTGGGGCAACGATCAGTTATTGTGATCACGAAAAAGCCATACTTAATCTAGCAGACCAAAGTTTTTTTCTGGTCCGATCGTTAGAAGGGGAGACTTCAAACTTTACTGACTTTAAAGGAAACAAAAGGTTCTCATTAACGTTTGAAGTTGACGGAATGGAAGTATTGACCACCCTGCATGCTAAATTTAAACAGGAAGGTGTTCAAACAGGAACAATTGAAAATCGTGGACATCCAGGTAGGAATTTTGTTTTTTATGACCCCGATGGGAATATTTTTGATGTTTGGAGTATCTTGAGTCCGACGTATAAAGCTTTACGGAAAGAAGCTGTTTTAGAGACTGAAAGATGA
- a CDS encoding TetR/AcrR family transcriptional regulator: MSNSEWIHDLINEHDAPTMSDKQRKILEAAIDTFSEKGYAASSTSEIAKKAGVAEGTIFRHFKTKKELLLAIVTPTVAKFVAPFFIKSFAKEVFENEYEHYEDFIRVVAKNRLEFVRKQFPVLKIFIQEIAFHDELREPFQKLFTEHVYQKFKKIIEHFQEKGEIVSLPPETIMRMTASSIIGYILPRFLLFSDKEWDDEKEIDQIVSFIMYGLTGKR, translated from the coding sequence ATGTCCAATTCCGAGTGGATTCATGACCTAATTAACGAACACGATGCTCCCACAATGAGCGATAAACAGCGAAAGATTCTTGAAGCTGCAATCGATACTTTCTCAGAAAAAGGATATGCCGCTTCTTCTACGAGTGAGATCGCAAAAAAAGCAGGGGTTGCTGAAGGTACAATTTTTCGTCATTTCAAAACGAAAAAAGAGCTATTGCTTGCCATCGTGACACCAACTGTCGCTAAATTCGTGGCGCCTTTCTTCATAAAGTCTTTTGCAAAAGAAGTATTCGAGAACGAATATGAACACTATGAAGATTTTATAAGAGTCGTTGCTAAAAACAGACTGGAATTTGTTCGAAAACAGTTTCCTGTATTAAAAATATTCATTCAAGAGATCGCTTTTCATGATGAATTGCGCGAACCATTTCAAAAACTTTTCACTGAACATGTGTATCAGAAATTCAAGAAGATCATCGAGCATTTCCAAGAAAAAGGAGAGATTGTTTCTCTTCCTCCAGAAACGATCATGCGCATGACTGCATCAAGTATCATCGGCTACATCCTGCCACGTTTTCTTCTCTTTTCAGATAAAGAGTGGGACGACGAAAAAGAGATTGATCAGATCGTATCGTTTATCATGTATGGTCTTACAGGAAAACGATAA
- a CDS encoding ABC transporter permease: protein MRIKALVIRIIRQFIRDKRTLAMMFIAPLLILTLVNLVFSSNDYEPKIGVISNQKIVDQLKSSDKAFIAYQNAAEAHQGLEDEELDAVLEVTLPSTSITLEGSNPTANKSSITTIQKALKSLPNQDTKKIKNTPEIKYLHGSADMETFDYIGPFLIGFFIFFFVFLISGVSFLRERTTGTLERLLATPMRRWEMVVGYVVGFGIFTILQSAIIVSFAIYVLDIMMAGSIWLVILITLMLAITALSLGTLLSAFATNELQMIQFIPLVVVPQVFFSGLFSIETMAGWLQPLSIIMPLTYGGEAIRDVMIQGDGWNDIYGNVLVLIGFSLLFMILNVLALKKHRKL from the coding sequence ATGAGAATTAAAGCATTAGTCATAAGAATCATCAGACAGTTCATACGTGACAAACGCACACTTGCCATGATGTTTATTGCTCCTCTTCTTATCCTAACCCTTGTGAACTTAGTTTTTTCGAGCAATGACTATGAACCTAAGATCGGGGTAATAAGTAATCAAAAAATTGTAGATCAGCTTAAATCGTCAGATAAAGCTTTCATCGCTTATCAAAATGCGGCGGAAGCTCACCAAGGTTTAGAAGATGAAGAACTTGATGCTGTTCTTGAAGTTACATTACCTTCTACTTCTATTACGCTTGAAGGAAGTAATCCTACAGCAAACAAGTCTTCGATCACAACGATTCAAAAAGCCTTGAAATCACTTCCGAATCAAGACACTAAAAAAATAAAAAACACCCCAGAAATCAAGTATTTGCATGGTTCTGCTGATATGGAGACTTTTGATTATATCGGCCCGTTCTTGATTGGGTTTTTCATTTTCTTTTTCGTATTCTTAATCTCTGGGGTATCATTTTTACGCGAAAGAACGACTGGAACACTTGAACGGCTGCTCGCTACGCCGATGCGTAGATGGGAGATGGTAGTTGGATATGTAGTAGGCTTTGGCATTTTCACCATTTTACAATCGGCTATCATTGTTTCGTTTGCGATTTATGTTCTTGATATCATGATGGCCGGTTCAATATGGTTAGTTATTTTAATTACACTCATGCTTGCGATTACCGCACTTTCACTTGGAACTTTGCTTTCTGCTTTTGCCACCAATGAACTACAGATGATTCAGTTCATCCCGCTTGTCGTTGTGCCTCAAGTATTTTTCTCAGGTTTGTTTTCTATTGAAACGATGGCAGGATGGCTTCAGCCTTTAAGCATTATTATGCCCTTAACATACGGAGGAGAAGCGATTCGGGATGTTATGATTCAAGGTGACGGGTGGAATGATATATATGGAAACGTTCTCGTCCTTATTGGTTTCTCCCTTTTATTTATGATACTAAATGTACTCGCCTTGAAAAAACACCGCAAACTCTAA
- a CDS encoding ABC transporter ATP-binding protein produces MESVIKVANVSKNYRSHQVLKNIDLTVNKNEIYGLLGPSGAGKTTLVKMIAGIEIPTSGSIRVLDSSMPNLKIMTQIGFMAQSDALYGELSGRENLEFFSSIYGLKGQKQKERIHQVTELVNLSSFLQKPVNQYSGGMKRRLSLAAALLHEPQILILDEPTVGIDPVLRQSIWDELYKLSKSGTTILVTTHVMDEAEKCGQLGMLRDGKLIASGTPQELKDFTSSASIEDAFLYYGGVHHEN; encoded by the coding sequence ATGGAATCTGTTATTAAAGTAGCAAATGTTTCTAAGAATTATCGGTCTCATCAAGTATTGAAGAACATAGACCTAACCGTGAACAAAAATGAAATCTATGGATTGTTGGGTCCTTCAGGAGCTGGAAAAACAACATTAGTTAAGATGATCGCGGGGATCGAGATTCCCACTTCTGGCAGTATACGTGTTCTCGATTCATCCATGCCTAATCTTAAAATCATGACGCAAATTGGGTTTATGGCTCAATCTGATGCTCTTTACGGAGAATTAAGCGGAAGGGAAAACCTAGAATTCTTCTCATCCATTTATGGTCTAAAAGGACAAAAACAAAAAGAAAGGATTCATCAAGTTACTGAACTCGTGAACCTTTCAAGCTTTCTGCAAAAACCAGTCAATCAATATTCCGGCGGCATGAAACGAAGATTGTCTTTAGCTGCTGCACTCTTACATGAACCACAGATCCTCATTCTTGATGAACCTACTGTAGGAATTGATCCCGTGCTCCGGCAATCGATATGGGATGAACTTTATAAGTTAAGTAAGAGCGGAACTACGATTCTAGTTACGACACATGTAATGGATGAAGCTGAGAAATGCGGTCAGCTCGGAATGCTTCGTGATGGAAAGCTAATTGCCTCTGGAACACCACAAGAATTAAAGGATTTTACATCAAGTGCTTCAATTGAAGACGCATTTCTCTATTATGGAGGTGTCCACCATGAGAATTAA
- a CDS encoding DUF4395 domain-containing protein — MSHSSVSIPRPLVRTNQWFIFLSTLATWLTGQPWFLLLPLVAGLLGMFVDYNPIMKAAAFFLKKKPSAYIPEDKDQQQFNQLIAISLLTVGFLSYILGWSTVAWIATIMVATASFVAILGFCIGCFIRFRWQQYRYKRSQDSN; from the coding sequence ATGTCTCACTCTTCTGTTTCTATTCCAAGACCTTTAGTTCGAACAAATCAGTGGTTCATTTTTTTATCTACACTAGCTACCTGGCTAACTGGTCAACCATGGTTCTTATTACTTCCTTTAGTTGCCGGTCTTCTAGGAATGTTTGTTGATTACAATCCCATAATGAAAGCTGCTGCATTCTTTTTAAAAAAGAAACCTTCTGCGTACATTCCAGAGGATAAGGACCAGCAACAGTTTAATCAGTTGATTGCTATATCGCTTCTAACAGTGGGTTTTCTAAGTTATATACTAGGTTGGAGTACTGTAGCCTGGATTGCTACGATCATGGTTGCAACTGCTTCTTTTGTAGCAATACTCGGCTTTTGTATCGGATGCTTTATTAGGTTCAGATGGCAGCAATATCGTTACAAGAGATCTCAAGACTCAAACTAA
- a CDS encoding hotdog fold thioesterase gives MKTIRDDRDVHIQYREEIKEKLQNDTFAKWLGIELLEVGPGTAEAQMTITENMLNAHGTAHGAALFAIADFVFAVACNSYGKTSVGLSVTIGYLAACQRGDKVTARATEIKRNQRTSWYEVSVENDKELLAHVSALSYRKNEYFVGTVED, from the coding sequence ATGAAAACAATAAGAGACGATCGTGATGTGCATATTCAGTATAGAGAGGAGATTAAGGAAAAGCTCCAAAATGACACTTTTGCAAAATGGTTAGGTATCGAATTATTAGAAGTGGGTCCAGGTACAGCAGAAGCACAGATGACAATCACTGAAAATATGCTAAATGCTCATGGAACAGCACATGGAGCTGCATTATTTGCTATCGCTGATTTTGTCTTTGCTGTAGCATGTAATTCCTATGGAAAAACATCAGTGGGACTTTCTGTTACTATTGGGTATCTTGCTGCATGCCAAAGAGGGGATAAGGTGACGGCAAGAGCAACAGAGATTAAACGTAATCAACGGACCTCTTGGTATGAAGTGAGCGTGGAAAATGATAAAGAGCTCCTTGCTCATGTAAGTGCTCTATCTTATCGGAAGAACGAATACTTTGTAGGGACAGTAGAGGATTAA
- a CDS encoding peroxiredoxin family protein, giving the protein MIQTGDTAPDFTIKTESGESFSFHNHLEKDDRFHLLVFFRGEWCPVCNDQLKELEQNIETFKELNTHILAISTDEEQNLKKMKDKHSLSFPVFSDTERVAGEPYGVQYHNGKLYDDHGEHGEPALFLVDDQKRVVYFDIQTGPFGRPTAEDLRKTIKYIKKTLR; this is encoded by the coding sequence ATGATACAAACAGGAGACACAGCACCTGACTTTACGATCAAAACCGAAAGTGGAGAGTCCTTCTCCTTTCATAACCACCTTGAAAAAGATGATCGATTTCACTTACTTGTCTTTTTCCGAGGAGAATGGTGTCCCGTATGTAACGACCAATTGAAAGAGTTAGAACAAAATATTGAGACATTCAAAGAATTGAACACTCACATCTTAGCCATATCTACTGATGAAGAACAAAATTTGAAGAAGATGAAGGATAAACACTCTCTTTCTTTTCCGGTCTTTAGTGATACAGAACGTGTTGCAGGAGAACCTTATGGCGTTCAATATCATAACGGAAAACTCTATGACGATCATGGTGAGCATGGAGAACCAGCATTATTTTTAGTAGATGATCAAAAACGAGTTGTCTACTTTGATATCCAAACTGGACCATTTGGAAGGCCGACTGCAGAAGATCTAAGAAAGACAATCAAATATATTAAGAAAACATTAAGATAA